In the genome of Cynocephalus volans isolate mCynVol1 chromosome 10, mCynVol1.pri, whole genome shotgun sequence, the window AGCACAGACCCCTTCTCCTGGGGTGGTTGCAGGAGAGACCAGAGCTTGTGTGTGAGGTCTGCCTTCCCCAAGACCTGCACCCTTGTGGATACAATCTCATCTGCTACCCAGGCGGGGGGTGGTGGTGCAGGGAGCTGAGGTCCAGGTAATCCAGAACTCAGCTCCACCTGCCAGTGGGTGATTCCTGCCCCCACCATCTAACCAACTGTCCTGTCTATGGATAATTTGAGGCTGATGTTCTAACAAGTTTGTACTTGCTGAGCTGCCATCAGATGGGGAGGGAGTGAGATAGGCAGAGTGGTCTGGCCGGGGATGGAAAAGTATGTGGATCCATCAGAGGTTctagaagggagaggaggagacaggAGAGTTGTCTCTGGATTCGAGACACTTCAAAGCCTGTATCCAGGGCTGCCCCATACCCCAGCAGGTCAGGGGGCTGGGTTCTTGCTACCCACTAGAGCTTTTGGAGGGTCCTCCAGGACTTCAAGGGGCCAGGCCAGAGAAAGGGACACGGGGGCCCTGCCCCACTCCTCtcagccctccctccctgccagctCCCAGCCTGGCCCCCAGCGCTTCCCTGCATCTCGTCTTCCTGGCTTAATTATTTTTCCTGGGAGCCATGTAATCCCTGTTTTATGGGCTGAAGAGTGAAGAGGTCCAACAGCTTTTCTCCTCTGGTTCTAGTTGTTGTTCTTGGCCAGTTGCATCACTCCTCACTTCCGAGTTTACATTTGACTTCAGAGAGAAAACATCTGTGAGGACGGGAGGGCCCCGGATGGCGAGGCGGGCCTTATGGGGTGACCTGGGCAGGGCCCTCAGCTAGGGGACGGAGTTGTAGTCTGGGCTCTGTCACTGCCCCTTTGTGTGATCTAGGACTAGGCCCTAtgttctctggacctcagtttcccaatctgtGAAATGGTCAGGTTGGACCAATTGGCACATGGATATCTTCCAACTCTTGACATTTCGGTTCCCCTGTGACCTACCTAAGGAATTAGTTCAGCAATCCCGTGCCCCCTCCATCTCTCGCTCCCCACTTGAAGGTCATTTTTCTGAGCAAGGACAGAGTGGACCCTGGGGTGGGCAGCATTCATGCCCAAGGCAGCTGATGTGGGCGTCCTATAGCCCATGAGTCAGGGATGTGGGACTGGGGAAGTGTCCAGCCACTGGACATAATTGTTAGTGCTGACCATCCCTCTTCCAAACAGgaagtggctggggtgggggctgccctGACATCCCAAAGTCACAGATTTATGGGGCCATAAAAGGCCCCAGTACCCATTAACTCTGTCCACGGGGAGACATAGCCTTGACTCCTACTGAAGACTGTTGTGGGAGTCAAAGATGAATCCCCAGTTGGCTGGCCTGGTGGCTCAAGAATCCTCCTCAGTGACCCTGGGAGCCTTGGGGTCATCTCAGCTAGCCCCCTGCCCCAGGCCAGCTGCCCCTAAGAAAGGTTCCAGCAGCTCCTACCAGCAACTTGCAATGATGCTGGCATCAGGGCCTGGTTCTGCTGGGAGTGATTCAGAGTGGCTGCTCCCTGGGGCAAGTGAGCTGGGGAGGAGGGCGTGGCTGCCCCTCATTAAGCAGAAACTTCAGGCTGATAGGGAGAGGGGCCAGGTGATGAGGGCAAAAGAGCCCCACCAGCCAGAGCAGGTACTAAACCCACAGACAGCCCCCGCTGGGCTCAGGGCTGTCACAGAGCCTGGAACAGAGCTGGAAGTGGGGGTTGAGGGTACCACGGGCACCCCCGCCACCGCCTCTCACCCAACTGAGTCAGCCTAATGGTTTTTACAACCCTCCCTGGGCACAATTACTGCACTAGTGGCATGACCAGGCCTCCTAATGGGTGTTTATTCTGTTGGCACGAGTACCCCCTGCCTGAGGGCTGGCCTCCCCACCAGGGCACGCCCCCTGGGCACACTCATGCAaacactcacacccacacactcatCCAATCATGGATACCCACACACATACCCAGAGAGACTTTCTCACACACAGCCATCCCCAGGAACACATACATCCTCAAGTCAGAGGAATTCACAGGCCCATACCCAGGAGATACTGCACATACCAGGGAGACACATGCAGGGACCTAAGCACGTGCTCATACACACTGCTCCCCCCCAAACACCAAAACCCAGATATGCACAAACACGTGTGCAACATGTGCACACACCCAAACACGCACCACCCTCACCCgtctttcttttctcccaaaCTTGCCCGAAGGGGATGAGGCAGACCCAGGAGAGGAGCATTCCGTAGCCTCCTCCTAATTCCCTCTCCAACGCTAGCACAGGAGACCTCGGAGTAGTGAGTTCCCTTTCCACAGAGGGGCCCAGCACAGACCTGAAGACCAGTGGGGAGTGGTCCGACTTCAGATGAAGGCATGGGCCAGGAAGCCTCTGAAGCACCCCCCAGCCCTCAACAGTCCTCTGAAGGGGCGTGCCAGGGATGGGGATGGGATGAAGGCAGATTTTAGGTGAAAATAACTTGTGATCCAGGTTCCTGCTCACCCCTTCCCTGCCATCAAAGGGTACTGAGCGTATCCTGGGTGTTCAGGTGGACGATGAGCCCCAGAGTGGGCAGCAGTTCTGTGCCCATGGGGAAAACAAAGGAGTGCTCTAGAGCCCAGATCCAGAGCCAGCTCTGGCTGCCTAACCCAGCCTGAATTCTTGCCTTGCTCCGCTCCGGCAGACAGCGCCTGATGGCTGGAAGAATTCTGTCCGCCACAACCTATCTCTCAACAAGTGCTTCGAGAAGGTGGAGAACAAATCAGGCAGTTCCTCTCGCAAGGGCTGCCTGTGGGCCCTCAATCCAGCCAAGATCGACAAGatgcaggaggagctgcagaagtGGAAGAGGAAAGACCCCATTGCTGTGCGCAAAAGCATGGCCAAGCCAGGTGAGGCTGGCCAGGTGTGCAAGGGAGGGTCCAGGGTACCCAGGAGccaaaaaggaaacagagaattGAGGAGGGAGGTAAGGGCCTGAGTGCAGGATCCAaggctggggagggctggggaaggCCATGGACGAGGGAGGTCTCACGGTGCTCCTTCTCTCTTGGGCCTTTTCAGAAGAGCTGGACAGCCTCATTGGAGACaagagggagaagttgggctCTCCGCTGATGGGCTGTCCAGCCCCTGGGCTGGCAGGCTCAGGCCCCATCCGGCCCCTGGCACCCCCAGCTGGGCTCTCCCAGCCTCTGCACTCACTTCACCCAGCTCCGGGCCCCATTCCTGGCAAGAACCCCCTGCAGGACCTACTGGGGGGGCATGCACCCTCCTGCTATGGGCAGACATACCCACACCTCTCACCGGGCCTGGCCCCTCCTGGACCCCCACAGCCGTTGTTCCCACAGCCGGATGGGCACCTCGAGCTGCGGGCCCAGCCAGGCACCCCTCAGGACTCACCTCTGCCTGCCCACACCCCACCCAGCCACAGTGCCAAGCTGCTGGCTGAGCCTTCCCCAGCCAGGACCGTGCATGACACCCTACTGCCAGACGGAGACCTTGGTACCGACCTAGATGCCATCAACCCCTCTCTCACTGACTTCGACTTCCAGGGTGAGCTggagggtgggaaaggggaggcagGACAGGACTGGAGAGGTGCACCGGGCCACGTGGCCCATCCTCTCCAAGTCTCCAGGCTGCAGCCTGCAAGCTGCCGGGTCTCTGGTCAActgaagcagagagcaggggGCATCAAGCTTCCCACTCGCTCCCTGCCATCCAGAGTACAGGGCAAAGAGGAATGTCCATGCCCCCATCTCCCTCTGCCTGGTGCCCCCAAACATGCTTCGACTGACCCCATCATCAAACCACTGTCAGCATTGGGTAGGCTGGAAAGGGCTCCATGTTCTATTCCATACTCAATTGTGAGTGACTGGTAGTCTGAACATTCCCAGAGTCATTTGCTGTTTTTGTCGAGAGAGACCCTCCCCCTGGAGGAATGTAAGGCCTGAGCTGGGCAAGTTCTGGAGAGATCTGGGGATGGAAGTCCAGGAAGAGGTTCTACCCATTCTACTCCTTCTTGTCTGTTCCATCTCTGCACGGGTTCAAGCCCACCCCTTCCCATCTAAACTCCAGTGCACCCTTGGACCCTGGAACCAGCCACTAGAAGTTTGGAAGGGAATGCTAATCCAGGCCTAAGAccctctgtgtgcactggggTAGGGGACATCTACAAGTAGGTGGAGGCAGCCTACCCTCAGAGAGCTCCCAGTCTGACAGGGAGATTGCCCAGGTCTTGGGAAGCTAATATTAGAAAAGTGCACATAAATCCTCACCCCAGTCCAGAAGTGGGGAACAGAGCCCTAATAGCCTCAGAGGAAGCTATAGACATGTGAGATGCAATAAACATTGACTTGAGCCCCTACTAAACATCAGGCATCATGCTAGTCGCTTTCCAGGTGCTCTCTCATCTGGGCCCATAGGCCAGAAGAGATTATtaaacccatttcacagatgtgcacagaggttaagaaacttaTTCAAGgtcacttgcttttttttttctttttttttaagatgactggtaagaggatcttaacccttgacttggtgttgtcagcaccacgctctcccagtgagctaactggccatccctatatgggatccgaacccatggccttggtgttatcagcaccacactctcccaagtgagccacgggccggcccttcaagGTCACTTTCTAAAGAGGGAGAGTTAGGATTAGAAACCACGCAGCCAAGTTCAGTCCAGGGTTTAGTGAGGACTTCTTTCTCCAGAGCAGGAGCCCCAGGCCCTGGCCTGCCATGATGCAGGTCACACGACACTGAGAGGGATCAGGTGGTACCATTGTTTGTTCCCCAGAGTCAGGTGAGCTTCCTGGCTCTGCTCTGTCCCCTGGGCCTGGCAGTGGAGGAGGCCTGGGGAGCCATGCCCATCCACTGCATCAGAACCAGCAGTGCACTGTGGGAAGATCCTTGGTCTGGGCTGCAGATCCACTTTCCTTGGAAGCCTGGGCAGAAGCCAGGGTGAAGAGTTACTGGAATTTCCCCTAGGCTAACCCCTGAATGCACAGCATTTACATCAACCCTTCCAATAAGCCATTCTCAAACCGTTGAGTCTCCCCAGTGTCCCCCACCAAAAAAGAGCCACAGAGGTCCTCGGTATCACATGGGAAGAAGaatttgaggctcagagaggttcagcaACTATCTGCAGTGACATGGCTAGTGCTAGGGTCTGTTCCCAGTCAATGTCACCCCATCCTGCTCTCTGCAATGTGTGAGAGCCtcatggtggaagcagaaaagGCTTCTCTGGTGCGTCCCAATGACACCTGTTCTCTCCTCTCCCTACTCCCCCAAATAGGAAACCTGTGGGAACAGCTGAAGGATGACAGCTTGGCCCTCGACCCCCTGGTTCTGGTGACCTCGTCCCCAACATCATCTTCGATGCTGCCACCCCTGCCACCATCTCACTGCTTCCCCCCTGGGCCCTGTCTGGCAGAGACAGGCAGTGGGACAGGCGATTTGGCACCACCAGGCAGTGGGGGCTCCGGGGCACTGGGTGACCTGCACCTCACCACCCTCTACTCGGCCTTCATGGAGCTGGAGCCCACgccccccaccgcccccaccGGCCCCTCTGTGTACCTCAGTCCCAGCTCCAAGCCCATGGCCCTGGCATAAGCTATGCCCAGCATCAGCTCCAGCCTTTGCCTGGTCTGGAAGTCCCAGCTGGTCGCCCACATTGGGCTCACCTTAAAGGTCAAGGAAGGAAAACACTACCTGTCCCCTATGCCACTAAGCCAACATGTTTGTTAGCTGGCAGCTGGGGGCATAGAAGACACCACCCAGGATGCTGCCCCTCACACATTTCTGCCACCTGGTGGTCCAGCTCCTCACTCAGCGCCCCTGAAGAGCAAATGTCCGGGCAAGAAGAAAATGCACTCTCCCAagctcacactcacccacacctaagcacttgcacacacacactcacacacgatTATTCAGACGTGCACCCAGCTACGTATTTTATACCCAGAGGAGTCAAAACTACATCACAAAGAGCCTGACTTCATCTCTGGGGCAGCTGAGAGCAGAGGGCTCTCACGCCCCCATGCCAGGCTGAAGATCTCCCTGGAACTCCACTCTGACATCCACGTACTCTGCAGACCTGGCCCCCTCCAGTTATGTTTTTTCCCAGAAGCCCACTGTATTTATTCTCCCATCTTCACCCCAACAGCCCAGCAaggaggaggagacagaaagCACCTCCCCAAGTTGTCTGTGGATCCCCACAGGGATTGCTACGTAGCAGTACTTGCTCTGCCAGGCTGTATCCGTCCTCATCATATACTCTGTCTGGCCTCTTCCAGGGTGACACACAGAAGAGGCAATGTCCACCCAGGGACCAAACTGAGCCCAATTCAGACACAAAGTGTCTGGATAAGCCCTTGCCCTTGGAAACTTGAATGTGTCCTCTTCTCCCAGTCCCGGGTACAGGAAGGGCCCCCTCCAGGTCACCACAATCTCACTCCTTCTCTAGAGCAAAGTTCATGTAGTTTAGGTCCCAGTGTACTACAGTCAGTCCCCGATCTACGATGGTTCAACTTAAGATTTTTTGACTTTAAGATGGTGCGAAAGCCATACGCACTCAGTTTGttcctcaacttacaatggggctacatcctgataaacccatcgtaagttgaaaatatcattaaatcGTAAACACACTTTCAACTTATAATATTTCCAACTTAGGATGGTTTATTGGGACATAGCCCCATCATAAGCAGAGCAGTATCTATAATTACGTCCTACTGTCTCAGGCAGCCTGGGGGTTCAAGGAAGGGAAGCCCAGCACAGGCTGGTGGGAGAGCTCCCATGCCCCTCTCTCTTGGCAGACCCAGGATAGCCAGGAAGCACAAGGGATATCCCTGGAGCTAGGGAGTGTGGCCCAGGTGCCCTCCATCCCCTACCCAAGAGTCCAGCCCCCGCTAAGTGGGAGCCTCAGTCTACCCTGGGCCTGAGAGTGACAAGAACCTCAAGAGGTGGGTCCCAGGGTCCTATGAGGCACAAGCAGATCCCTCGATGGTCTGCCATTGTCCCCTGTCCTGGAACAATAAAGCAAGTGCCTTGTGGTCTCAGCTACTGAGCTTTCATTTCTGGACCTCTCTTCCCTAGGCAGAAAGGCCAGGCCAGACTGATGGTAGATGCCCTGGGCCTGTGATGCCACTCCTACCCCCACCCAGAACTATGAAGTTTCCAAAACCAAAAAGTGAGGCATCCAGGAGGATTTCCTGAACAGGCTAGGGAGAGTGAGGGAACAGGTGGGCAGGGCCTCCTGCAAGGAGAACTTCCAGAGAAATGCAAGGAAGGGGCTTCTCTGcccagaggaagggagaggacgCCCTCCCCCCACATCCCTTCCTACTGAGAGCTACCCCCACCCTCCACTGCCCTGTCCAGGCTGGGCCTTCCTGCCTCCCATTTGTCCCCAGCTGGGAGAGATGCCACATCTGTTTGGGGCTTTGGGTTCCACAGGTGACCAGAATGGAACGTAGCCTGGTGCTATGTGCACTGCTGGTCCTGGAGGGTGGTCTCTGGAAAGTCAGGGGTTCACTCAGTCCCACTTGACTCACCCTCTCCAGGCACCACTTCCAGGTGTCACCAAAGGGTAACCTGAGAGGCAGCCCTACAACTCTGCCTCAAGAGGGACACGGCAGATGTGGGAGCCAAGAGCACAAACATGAATCTCAGGTCTCAGAAAGTCCCCTGGGGATCAGGCCTGGGGGCCAGCCAACACCTACTTCTAAAAGGATAGCTCTGCAAAAGGTCCAGTAACAGAACCCCACCCAACCTCAGCGCCCTCCCTCCTGGAGGCTCTAAGGCTGGGGCCAGGGTCTAGAGGGCTAGGGTGGGATAGGGAGTAGGAAAGGCATGGCTAGATGGTGCCCCCAAGAGGAAGACCCACctgccccagcctggccctggcTGTCTAGAAGGGGCATGAAGTCTCTCTGCCAAGCCCCCAGGTGATGCTGCCCCCAGCTCTGTCCAACCCTGggcctgtgtctttttttttttttttttttttgtatcgaGCCTGCGTCTTGATGCCCAGGGCCCCAAGGACAGGGCAAGTGTTTACTGGGAGAATTTTACTAGGACCTACTTCTTTGCCATGGGCCTTCAGACCCTTGGAACTCAGGCACACTTACCTTGTACCCACAGACTACTCGATGAGCAGAGGACATCTCCCCAGGGGACCCTCAGCCAGACCTCTGTTCGGTGGACGCACTCAGCACACCTGTGAGTGAGCTAGCCCCCAGCGTAAGGAAGACAGCCGACAAGCAAATAGGACTTTGGGTCTAGCTGTTCATTTGTAACCAGACTGGCCCTCAGACCTTTAAAACAGCCTCAGCTCCACCCTGAAATGAGCCCTACACCCCCCCGCTCATATGCTGCTCCCTGCTGGCCATCCCATGCAAGGTGTTTAACCAACGTTTTAGGGTGAGCAGCCATTTGTACCAATGGATGCAGGGTCTGAAGTCCCCTATCTTGCAGGAATTAACCCTTTTGTTCAGGGATTCTAAACATGAGGGTTCTAAAACTGGTTAGAATGAATATGTCCGGGAACTTggatgaaaaaaattacatcatcattttcatttatctctacctgaaatttagcatttctgtTGATTATGAATGTCAACCAATCACAATAGCTTTAGCAGTACCCGTGACTTTCTCATTAGAAATCACAGATACTAGGGCTGGCCAGGTAGTTCACTGGCTGGAGTAtggccttataaccccaaggtcataggtttggatccccatactggccagctgccaacaaataaaaaagaaatcacagatactacattttcttttttttttaatttaatttaattttatttatttatttattttttttttttaaaagatgaccggtaaggggatcttaacccctgacttggtgaacccctgacttggtgttgtcagcaccacgctcagccagtgagcaaaccagccttccctatatagggatccgaacccgcggccttggtattatcagcaccacactctcccaagtgagccacgggccagcccctatgTTTTCATATTATATTACGGGTATTacagaatacacacacatatagaaataGTTTGTGTTTTGGGGGGTTCTTTgggcatctggctggtatggggatctgaacctgtgactttggtgttataaggctgtgctctaaccaactaagctaaccagccagccctagatatagtttttaatacataagATATATAGCACTACTCTATACTTTATGTGCTTAAAA includes:
- the FOXN1 gene encoding forkhead box protein N1, giving the protein MVSLLPLQSDVTLPGPARLEGEPQGDLMQAPGLPGSPAPQNTHAGFSCSSFVPDGPPERAPSLPPHSPNIASPGPEQVQGHCPAGPGPGPFRLSSSDKYPGFGFEEGPANSSGRFLKGSHVPFHPYKRHFHEDVFPEAQTALALDGHSFKTPGALEAFEEIPVDVGEAEAFLPGFSAEAWCNGLPYASQEHSPQVLGSEVKVKPPTLESGPGMYCYQPPLQHMYCPSQPPFHQYSPGGGSYPVPYLGSSHYQYQRIAPQASTDGHQPLFPKPIYSYSILIFMALKNSKTGSLPVSEIYNFMTEHFPYFKTAPDGWKNSVRHNLSLNKCFEKVENKSGSSSRKGCLWALNPAKIDKMQEELQKWKRKDPIAVRKSMAKPEELDSLIGDKREKLGSPLMGCPAPGLAGSGPIRPLAPPAGLSQPLHSLHPAPGPIPGKNPLQDLLGGHAPSCYGQTYPHLSPGLAPPGPPQPLFPQPDGHLELRAQPGTPQDSPLPAHTPPSHSAKLLAEPSPARTVHDTLLPDGDLGTDLDAINPSLTDFDFQGNLWEQLKDDSLALDPLVLVTSSPTSSSMLPPLPPSHCFPPGPCLAETGSGTGDLAPPGSGGSGALGDLHLTTLYSAFMELEPTPPTAPTGPSVYLSPSSKPMALA